A portion of the Rhodococcus pseudokoreensis genome contains these proteins:
- a CDS encoding ABC transporter permease gives MTTLEQPYVLHGTEAVVEEHDPETRRRSSPWRSRLVRIASVLAAILAWQLLTAHDVRLWLRFDTLPTVTDVVSAFGTQLQTDLFYLDLGQSLIRILSGFGLATVVGVATGIALGRSELFADVLGPLTELARPIPAIAVVPVAILLFPSDEAGIVFITFVAAFFPIMVSTRHAVRALPTLWEDSVRTLGGGRWDVLARVVLPGILPGVFGGLSVGIGVAWICVISAEMISGRLGVGYRTWQAYTIVDYPGVFVGMITIGILGFLTSGAVELLGRRVTRWLPRGERA, from the coding sequence GTGACCACGCTGGAACAACCGTATGTCCTGCATGGAACCGAAGCCGTTGTCGAAGAACACGATCCGGAGACCCGCCGGCGGTCGTCGCCGTGGCGGTCCCGGCTCGTTCGGATCGCCTCGGTGCTGGCCGCGATCCTCGCGTGGCAGCTGCTGACCGCCCACGACGTCCGGCTGTGGCTGCGGTTCGACACGCTCCCCACCGTCACCGACGTGGTGTCCGCGTTCGGCACCCAGCTGCAGACCGACCTGTTCTACCTCGACCTCGGACAGTCTCTGATCCGCATCCTCAGCGGATTCGGACTCGCCACGGTGGTCGGGGTGGCCACCGGAATCGCCCTCGGCAGATCGGAACTGTTCGCCGACGTCCTCGGCCCGCTGACCGAACTCGCCCGGCCGATTCCCGCCATCGCGGTGGTACCCGTCGCGATCCTGCTGTTCCCCAGCGACGAGGCGGGCATCGTGTTCATCACGTTCGTCGCCGCGTTCTTCCCGATCATGGTGAGCACCCGGCACGCCGTCCGGGCACTCCCGACGCTGTGGGAGGACTCGGTGCGCACCCTCGGCGGCGGACGCTGGGACGTGCTGGCCCGGGTCGTGCTGCCGGGAATCCTGCCCGGTGTGTTCGGTGGACTGTCCGTCGGGATCGGGGTCGCCTGGATCTGCGTGATCTCCGCCGAGATGATCTCCGGCAGGCTCGGTGTCGGGTACCGCACCTGGCAGGCGTACACGATCGTCGACTATCCCGGCGTCTTCGTCGGCATGATCACCATCGGCATCCTCGGATTTCTCACATCCGGGGCGGTCGAACTACTCGGTAGGCGGGTCACCCGCTGGCTGCCACGAGGGGAGCGCGCATGA
- a CDS encoding ABC transporter substrate-binding protein — protein sequence MKRRFPTFAIAAAALTLVATSCSLEPSAGTGDAVTVVIGYQSKTINTVTAGTLLRAQGYLEQRLQDVTERTGTKYSVEWQDYDTGAPITAQMVAEKIDIGSMGDYPMLINGSRTQANPRSKTEIVSVTGYNPKGALNMVVVPPNSPATTLGDLAGRKVSASVGSAGHGTLVQALDRAGIDPATGVEVLNQQPQVGTSALESGQVAALSQFVAWPGLLVFQDKAKLLYDGAELNTPTLHGVVVREAYADEHPEVLDAFLRAQLDATRFVQTEPLEASRIVADASGLPQEVVYLYNGPGGTSFDTTLKPGLIGALKNDVPYLKSIGDFADLDVEGFVNDAPLRSAFEADGQDYDTTLASTANPAAVTGTDPVCAAPVSDPALAGELWFDGAAETQPAANPTCLLRAVKQARAEGRTVRAGYVPDAELGTRWFADKAVWVRDGDTFLPFTTGAAADRYLRAHPSGAVVTYDRAVEEVRP from the coding sequence ATGAAGCGACGTTTCCCCACCTTCGCGATCGCCGCCGCAGCACTGACACTCGTGGCGACGAGTTGCTCGCTCGAACCGTCGGCCGGCACCGGTGACGCGGTCACGGTGGTGATCGGGTACCAGTCCAAGACGATCAACACCGTCACCGCCGGAACCCTGCTGCGAGCGCAGGGCTACCTCGAACAGCGTCTGCAGGACGTCACGGAACGGACGGGCACGAAATACTCCGTCGAGTGGCAGGACTACGACACCGGTGCGCCGATCACTGCCCAGATGGTGGCGGAGAAGATCGACATCGGCTCGATGGGCGACTACCCCATGCTGATCAACGGCTCCCGCACCCAGGCGAACCCACGCTCGAAGACGGAGATCGTGTCGGTGACCGGGTACAACCCCAAGGGCGCCCTGAACATGGTGGTGGTGCCGCCGAACTCACCGGCGACCACGCTCGGCGATCTGGCGGGCCGGAAGGTCTCCGCCAGCGTCGGCTCCGCGGGCCACGGCACCCTCGTCCAGGCACTCGACCGCGCCGGAATCGACCCGGCGACCGGCGTCGAGGTGCTGAACCAGCAGCCGCAGGTCGGAACGTCGGCGCTGGAATCCGGTCAGGTGGCCGCGTTGTCGCAGTTCGTCGCGTGGCCCGGACTCCTCGTCTTCCAGGACAAGGCCAAGCTGCTGTACGACGGCGCCGAACTGAACACCCCGACGCTGCACGGCGTGGTGGTCCGGGAGGCGTACGCGGACGAGCACCCCGAGGTGCTCGACGCGTTCCTCCGGGCGCAACTCGATGCCACCCGGTTCGTGCAGACCGAACCCCTCGAGGCGTCGCGGATCGTCGCCGACGCGAGTGGCCTGCCGCAGGAGGTCGTGTACCTGTACAACGGCCCGGGCGGCACCTCCTTCGACACCACGCTCAAGCCCGGTCTGATCGGTGCGCTGAAGAACGATGTGCCGTACCTGAAGTCGATCGGCGACTTCGCCGACCTCGACGTCGAGGGTTTCGTGAACGACGCACCGCTGCGGTCCGCGTTCGAGGCGGACGGGCAGGACTACGACACCACGCTCGCGTCCACCGCCAACCCCGCCGCCGTCACCGGCACCGACCCCGTGTGCGCCGCGCCGGTGAGCGACCCGGCACTGGCCGGCGAGCTGTGGTTCGACGGCGCCGCCGAGACCCAACCGGCCGCGAACCCGACCTGCCTGCTCCGCGCGGTGAAACAGGCCCGCGCCGAGGGCCGCACCGTGCGCGCCGGCTACGTTCCCGACGCCGAACTGGGCACCCGATGGTTCGCGGACAAGGCCGTGTGGGTACGCGACGGCGACACGTTCCTGCCGTTCACCACCGGCGCCGCGGCCGACCGCTACCTGCGTGCGCACCCGTCGGGAGCCGTCGTCACCTACGACCGCGCCGTCGAGGAGGTCCGGCCGTGA
- a CDS encoding 4Fe-4S dicluster domain-containing protein gives MTLVNQRADVPVTIDESLCIEGCTLCVEICPLDSLAINPENGKAFMHVDECWYCGPCAARCPTGAVTVNMPYLLR, from the coding sequence ATGACCTTGGTCAACCAACGCGCCGACGTACCCGTCACCATCGACGAGTCGCTGTGCATCGAGGGCTGCACCCTGTGCGTCGAGATCTGCCCACTCGATTCCCTCGCCATCAACCCGGAGAACGGCAAGGCGTTCATGCACGTCGACGAGTGCTGGTACTGCGGCCCCTGCGCGGCGCGCTGCCCGACCGGCGCGGTCACCGTGAACATGCCGTACCTCCTCCGCTGA
- a CDS encoding GntR family transcriptional regulator, with amino-acid sequence MVVNPTPLPTASRSSRADHARRFADLLRQQIHAESFAERGLPSESELAAEFGVSRNAVRDGLALLKQEGLIDRAPRVGTHVAQRKYDHGLDALLGLKETLKGHGEVRNDVRAAVEIAPPPAVARRLQLEPGERAVYIERVRYLGDLPLSLDLTYLVPDIGAEILGRDLETNDVFALIEEVCGQPLGSADLAIESVNADTHSAANLQTPEGAALLLLERLTRLVDGRPVDLEYIRMRGDRITMRSNLVRRPDITNWELTS; translated from the coding sequence ATGGTGGTGAATCCGACTCCCCTCCCGACGGCGTCACGCAGTTCCCGTGCCGACCATGCGCGCAGATTCGCCGACCTGCTGCGTCAGCAGATCCACGCGGAGTCCTTCGCCGAGCGCGGATTGCCGTCGGAGTCGGAGCTGGCCGCCGAGTTCGGCGTGTCGCGCAACGCGGTGCGCGACGGGCTGGCGCTGCTGAAGCAAGAGGGGCTCATCGACCGAGCCCCGCGCGTGGGAACCCACGTGGCGCAGCGCAAGTACGACCACGGCCTCGACGCCCTGCTGGGGCTGAAGGAGACGCTGAAAGGGCACGGCGAGGTCCGAAACGACGTCCGCGCGGCCGTGGAGATCGCCCCGCCGCCCGCCGTCGCCCGCCGGCTGCAGTTGGAGCCGGGCGAACGCGCCGTGTACATCGAGCGGGTGCGGTACCTCGGCGACCTCCCGCTCAGCCTGGACCTCACGTACCTCGTCCCCGACATCGGTGCCGAGATCCTCGGCCGCGATCTCGAAACCAACGACGTGTTCGCGCTGATCGAGGAGGTCTGCGGTCAGCCACTGGGTTCCGCCGATCTGGCGATCGAATCCGTCAACGCCGACACGCACTCCGCCGCGAACCTCCAGACCCCCGAGGGCGCGGCCCTCCTGTTGCTCGAGCGTCTCACCCGGCTCGTCGACGGACGTCCGGTCGACCTCGAATACATCCGCATGCGCGGTGACCGAATCACCATGCGCAGCAACCTCGTCCGCAGACCCGACATCACGAACTGGGAGCTCACCTCATGA
- a CDS encoding iron-siderophore ABC transporter substrate-binding protein, translating to MFAPTARRQLAVALAVASSSLFLAACSSGDAGGSTEASGEGFPVTIDNTFGSTTLDAAPERIVTLGWNAQDVVYALGQTPVGMPKYTYGAEANGVMPWLQDRFDPSATTLLDAATSTPIEGVAALAPDAVLAPYEGFDEATYEKLSGIAPTVAYPDKAWQTTWQDQTTLVGQALGKSAEAEQLVAGLDDTLARTAAAHPEFAGKTISVINFDTDAATVNVYMPSDPRVQVLTELGFTVSPGVQKLAASNDPDKFFADISVENISDVDADVVVAFVPENTTVAANPAYANLGAIGRGTAVALSDTKIISGLSQTSVLATPWVLDKLTPQLSEAAKKAGA from the coding sequence GTGTTCGCACCCACCGCCAGACGTCAGCTCGCCGTCGCACTCGCCGTGGCCAGTTCGTCCCTCTTCCTCGCCGCGTGCTCGTCCGGCGACGCAGGAGGCAGCACGGAGGCGTCCGGTGAGGGATTCCCGGTCACCATCGACAACACGTTCGGATCGACCACCCTCGACGCGGCACCCGAACGCATCGTCACCCTCGGATGGAATGCCCAGGACGTCGTCTACGCACTCGGCCAGACACCGGTCGGCATGCCGAAATACACGTACGGCGCCGAGGCGAACGGCGTGATGCCCTGGCTGCAGGACCGATTCGACCCGTCCGCGACCACGTTGCTCGACGCGGCCACGTCCACCCCCATCGAGGGCGTCGCCGCCCTGGCGCCCGATGCGGTCCTCGCCCCGTACGAGGGATTCGACGAGGCGACGTACGAGAAGCTGTCGGGAATCGCCCCCACCGTGGCGTACCCGGACAAGGCGTGGCAGACCACGTGGCAGGACCAGACCACCCTGGTCGGACAGGCACTCGGCAAGAGCGCCGAGGCCGAGCAGCTCGTGGCCGGTCTCGACGACACCCTCGCCCGGACCGCAGCCGCGCATCCCGAGTTCGCAGGCAAGACGATCTCGGTCATCAATTTCGACACCGACGCCGCGACCGTCAACGTGTACATGCCCTCCGATCCCCGCGTCCAGGTGCTGACCGAGCTCGGCTTCACGGTGTCCCCCGGCGTGCAGAAGCTGGCCGCGTCGAACGACCCCGACAAGTTCTTCGCCGACATCTCCGTGGAGAACATCTCCGACGTGGACGCCGACGTCGTCGTCGCATTCGTCCCGGAGAACACCACCGTCGCGGCGAACCCGGCGTACGCGAATCTCGGTGCCATCGGCCGCGGTACCGCGGTCGCGCTGTCGGACACGAAGATCATCTCGGGGCTCAGCCAGACCAGCGTCCTCGCGACACCGTGGGTTCTGGACAAGCTGACCCCTCAGCTCAGTGAGGCCGCGAAGAAAGCGGGTGCCTGA
- a CDS encoding sugar porter family MFS transporter: MTQMSERHTAKVIGVTVAAAVGGFLFGFDSSVINGAVDSIQDHFELGSFFTGFAVAIALLGCAVGAWFAGRLADRWGRKKVMLLGSVLFVVSSFGSGLAFSVPDLMVWRVLGGLGIGIASVIAPTYISEIAPARYRGALASLQQLAITLGIFAALLSDAVLQNAAGGASEELWLNLEAWRWMFLVGVIPAVVYGVLALMIPESPRYLVGKHLDQEAADVLANITGEVDPQERVSEIRLTLRHESTASFDDIRGPKFGLQPLVWVGIFMAVFQQFVGINAIFYYSTTLWKSVGFTENESFTTSVITAIINVGMTFVAILFVDRIGRKILLEVGSLGMFVSLLLAAIAFSQATGSGDDVALPSPWGALALIGANLFVIFFAATWGPVMWVMLGEMFPNNMRAYALGISTAANWIANFTVTLSFPPLTRSVGLWFLYGLFAFFALLSYFFVRLKVRETKGMELEEMHT; the protein is encoded by the coding sequence ATGACGCAGATGTCCGAAAGACACACCGCGAAGGTCATCGGCGTCACCGTCGCCGCCGCGGTGGGTGGGTTTCTCTTCGGTTTCGACAGCTCCGTCATCAACGGCGCCGTCGACTCCATCCAGGACCACTTCGAGCTGGGGTCGTTCTTCACCGGCTTCGCCGTGGCGATCGCGCTGCTCGGATGTGCTGTGGGCGCGTGGTTTGCGGGCCGCCTCGCGGACCGCTGGGGCCGCAAGAAAGTGATGCTGCTCGGCTCGGTGCTGTTCGTGGTGTCCTCGTTCGGGTCCGGTCTCGCGTTCAGCGTCCCGGACCTGATGGTGTGGCGCGTCCTCGGCGGTCTGGGCATCGGTATCGCGTCGGTCATTGCGCCCACGTACATCTCGGAGATCGCGCCTGCCCGTTACCGCGGCGCGCTGGCGTCGCTGCAGCAACTGGCCATCACTCTCGGCATCTTCGCCGCGCTGCTGTCGGACGCGGTGCTGCAGAATGCGGCGGGCGGCGCGTCCGAAGAGCTGTGGCTCAACCTCGAGGCGTGGCGCTGGATGTTCCTCGTCGGCGTGATTCCCGCGGTCGTGTACGGCGTTCTCGCCCTGATGATCCCCGAGTCGCCGCGATACCTGGTGGGCAAGCACCTCGATCAGGAGGCCGCCGACGTCCTCGCGAACATCACCGGCGAGGTCGACCCGCAGGAACGCGTCTCCGAGATCCGGTTGACCCTCCGCCACGAGTCGACAGCGTCGTTCGACGATATTCGCGGCCCGAAGTTCGGGCTGCAGCCACTCGTCTGGGTCGGCATCTTCATGGCCGTCTTCCAGCAGTTCGTGGGTATCAACGCGATCTTCTACTACTCCACGACGCTGTGGAAGTCGGTGGGTTTCACCGAGAACGAGTCGTTCACCACGTCGGTGATCACCGCGATCATCAACGTGGGCATGACGTTCGTCGCCATCCTGTTCGTCGACCGGATCGGCCGGAAGATCCTGCTCGAGGTGGGCTCACTCGGCATGTTCGTGAGCCTGCTCCTCGCTGCTATCGCCTTCTCCCAGGCTACCGGCAGCGGCGACGACGTGGCGCTCCCCAGCCCGTGGGGAGCGCTCGCGCTGATCGGCGCCAACCTGTTCGTGATCTTCTTCGCCGCCACCTGGGGCCCGGTCATGTGGGTGATGCTGGGCGAGATGTTCCCCAACAACATGCGCGCCTACGCCCTCGGCATCAGCACGGCGGCGAACTGGATCGCGAACTTCACGGTCACGCTGTCGTTCCCGCCGCTCACCCGCTCGGTCGGGTTGTGGTTCCTGTACGGGCTGTTCGCGTTCTTCGCATTGCTGTCCTACTTCTTCGTCCGGTTGAAGGTCCGGGAGACGAAGGGCATGGAACTCGAGGAGATGCACACCTGA